GGAAAGTTGAGGAAGCACGAGAACGCGGAGCCATACCACGGGCACCAGAACGAGCGCGGCGAGCACTCAAGACGCTACGTGAGATCATGGCAGATGTAGAGATTGTTGCTCCGCCAGGAGAACTAGGTGCATATCCAGCTACAGACGCTGGGTTCACGCCTACCGTTGTGGGGAACATTGCTCCAGAGGCAACAGAGGATCCAGCCGAGACAACGTCTGAAGACACACGAGCAATGGTCAGAGAACTGGTCAACCATGATGTTGACATAGTGCTGTTTGTTGGCGGAGATGGAACAGCCATTGATGTTGCTGAAGTTCTTGATGATGCTGGAGTGAAAACACCGATGCTTGGTGTACCGGCAGGAGTAAAAGTATATTCGTCAGTGTTTGCTGTCTCACCAGAACAGGCTGGACAAGTGCTCGCAAATTACGACCGCGTTGAAGAGCGAGAAATTAACGATATTGATGAAGATGCGTACCGCGAAGGAGAGGTACGAGCTGAATTAAAAGCTGTTCGACCTGTTCCGGTCGGTGAAGGTCTACAATCAAGTAAACAAATTGGTGGAGGGACGGTAGCAGCAATCGCTGATGGGATTGTAGCGGATGTCACACCAGGAACAACGTACGTACTTGGACCGGGGGGGACACTACAAGAGATCAAATCAGCACTCGGCATTGAAGGGTCGCCACTTGGTGTAGATGTCTGGAGAGCAGACCAAGGCGGTGGTACACTCCTCGTCAAAGATGGCAGTGAAAAAGAGATTCTTAACGCGCTTGGAGAGACGAATAAGGTAATCGTTTCACCGATAGGCGGACAGGGATTCGTGTTTGGTCGAGGGAATCACCAGATATCTCCAGCTGTAATTGAAGAATCAGAGGTTGAGATTGTTGCTTCAAAAGATAAACTGGACGAAATTGACGTACTCCGCGTTGACTTGGATAGCCCAGCAGTTGAAGAGAAAGTGCGAGGGTGGCATAAAGTACGGATTGGTCGTGTCGAGCGGCGTATGATGAAGGTTGAGTGAGCTATCACTGTCTACTCGCCGCCGTTAGCGACTCTTTGGGGAGGAGCCTTAGCGCCTGCTATTAGCTAAAGCCGAAAACGTTCGCATTGCTGCCGCTGTAAAGAATACGTATACTAGTTCTTACTGGAGAATATAAGG
This portion of the Salinarchaeum sp. IM2453 genome encodes:
- a CDS encoding ATP-NAD kinase family protein — protein: MRVGIIVNPIAGMGGRVGLKGTDGKVEEARERGAIPRAPERARRALKTLREIMADVEIVAPPGELGAYPATDAGFTPTVVGNIAPEATEDPAETTSEDTRAMVRELVNHDVDIVLFVGGDGTAIDVAEVLDDAGVKTPMLGVPAGVKVYSSVFAVSPEQAGQVLANYDRVEEREINDIDEDAYREGEVRAELKAVRPVPVGEGLQSSKQIGGGTVAAIADGIVADVTPGTTYVLGPGGTLQEIKSALGIEGSPLGVDVWRADQGGGTLLVKDGSEKEILNALGETNKVIVSPIGGQGFVFGRGNHQISPAVIEESEVEIVASKDKLDEIDVLRVDLDSPAVEEKVRGWHKVRIGRVERRMMKVE